In Amycolatopsis methanolica 239, a single genomic region encodes these proteins:
- a CDS encoding M20 family metallopeptidase, protein MLDDIERLVTRESPSADHAAVAASADTLARIGERLLGAPPDRIVRDGWTHLCWRFGRGPARVLLLGHHDTVWPLGSLTTHPYTVEGDVLRGPGCFDMKAGAVMALHAVAALGDRAGVTILITGDEELGSPSSRALIEDEAAGCAAALVLEASADGGALKTERKGVSLYQVRVKGRAAHAGLEPERGVNATVELAHQILAVAGLADAERGTSVTPTVLSAGTTANTVPADGRFAVDVRVRSAAEQSRVDERMRALESAVEGSVVEVLGGPNRPPMEAESSAALFARAQKVAATLGLAPLTAAAVGGASDGNFTAGAGVPTLDGLGAVGGGAHADTEHVRIGELPGRTALVSALVADLLTDARR, encoded by the coding sequence ATGCTCGACGACATCGAGCGGCTGGTCACCCGCGAATCGCCGTCCGCGGACCACGCGGCCGTGGCCGCGAGCGCGGACACGCTCGCGCGCATCGGCGAGCGGCTCCTCGGGGCGCCGCCGGACCGGATCGTCCGCGACGGGTGGACCCACCTGTGCTGGCGGTTCGGCCGCGGCCCGGCGCGGGTCCTGCTGCTCGGCCACCACGACACCGTGTGGCCGCTCGGATCCCTGACCACGCATCCGTACACAGTGGAGGGTGACGTGCTGCGCGGGCCCGGCTGCTTCGACATGAAGGCCGGGGCGGTGATGGCCCTGCACGCCGTGGCCGCGCTCGGCGACCGGGCCGGGGTGACCATCCTGATCACCGGTGACGAGGAGCTCGGCTCGCCCAGCTCGCGTGCCCTGATCGAGGACGAGGCCGCGGGCTGCGCCGCCGCGCTGGTGCTGGAGGCGTCCGCCGACGGCGGGGCGCTCAAGACCGAGCGCAAGGGCGTGTCGCTGTACCAGGTCCGGGTGAAGGGCCGGGCCGCGCACGCCGGACTGGAACCGGAACGCGGCGTCAACGCCACCGTCGAGCTGGCACACCAGATCCTGGCGGTGGCGGGTCTCGCCGACGCCGAGCGCGGCACGAGCGTGACGCCGACCGTGCTGTCCGCAGGCACCACGGCGAACACCGTGCCCGCCGACGGGCGGTTCGCGGTCGACGTGCGCGTCCGCAGCGCGGCCGAGCAGTCCAGGGTGGACGAGCGGATGCGGGCGCTGGAGTCCGCTGTGGAGGGTTCGGTGGTGGAGGTGCTGGGCGGCCCCAACCGGCCCCCGATGGAAGCGGAGTCGTCGGCCGCGCTGTTCGCCCGCGCGCAGAAGGTGGCGGCCACGCTCGGCCTGGCGCCGCTGACCGCCGCCGCGGTCGGGGGAGCCTCGGACGGCAACTTCACCGCGGGCGCCGGGGTGCCCACCCTCGACGGGCTGGGTGCCGTCGGCGGCGGAGCGCACGCCGACACCGAGCACGTGCGGATCGGCGAGCTGCCCGGCCGCACCGCGCTGGTGTCGGCACTGGTCGCCGACCTGCTGACGGACGCGCGCCGGTGA
- a CDS encoding GNAT family N-acetyltransferase codes for MRTSPEEAAAKAAVAAGVRVREVAELRELEAVYRLFDLIWRPDPANPPVTTELMRALTKAGNYVSGAFVGDELVGACVGFFGTPGVMHSHIAGVAPVMAGRSVGLALKLHQRAWALPRGISVIEWTFDPLVSRNAYFNLGKLAAEAVEYLPNFYGGMHDHINGDDDTDRLLVHWRIGAPEVEAACDGTPRRVSAPPGAVVALGVENDTPRAGSLDGPALLVAAPRDIETLRRADPRLAWQWRIAVRDTLGTLLAEGARVAGFDRTGWYVVTRVAKEDSA; via the coding sequence GTGAGGACCAGTCCCGAGGAGGCCGCGGCCAAGGCGGCGGTCGCGGCGGGCGTCCGCGTCCGCGAGGTCGCCGAACTGCGAGAGCTGGAGGCGGTGTACCGGCTATTCGACCTGATCTGGCGCCCCGATCCGGCCAACCCGCCGGTGACCACCGAACTCATGCGCGCGCTGACCAAGGCGGGCAACTACGTCTCCGGCGCCTTCGTCGGGGACGAGCTGGTGGGCGCCTGCGTCGGGTTCTTCGGCACGCCCGGCGTGATGCACAGCCACATCGCGGGCGTGGCCCCGGTGATGGCCGGGCGCAGCGTCGGGCTGGCGCTCAAGCTGCACCAGCGCGCCTGGGCGCTGCCGCGGGGGATCTCGGTGATCGAGTGGACCTTCGACCCGCTGGTGAGCCGCAACGCCTACTTCAACCTCGGCAAGCTCGCCGCCGAGGCCGTGGAGTACCTGCCGAACTTCTACGGCGGGATGCACGACCACATCAACGGCGACGACGACACCGACCGGCTGCTGGTGCACTGGCGCATCGGCGCCCCCGAGGTCGAAGCAGCCTGCGACGGCACACCCCGCCGCGTCAGCGCGCCGCCCGGCGCGGTCGTGGCGCTCGGCGTGGAGAACGACACACCCCGCGCCGGCAGTCTCGACGGGCCGGCCCTGCTGGTCGCCGCCCCGCGGGACATCGAGACGCTGCGCCGCGCGGACCCGCGTCTGGCGTGGCAGTGGCGGATCGCGGTGCGCGACACGCTCGGCACGTTGCTGGCCGAGGGCGCGCGCGTCGCGGGATTCGACAGGACCGGGTGGTACGTCGTCACCCGCGTGGCGAAGGAGGACAGCGCGTGA